One Gemmatimonadota bacterium genomic window carries:
- a CDS encoding phytanoyl-CoA dioxygenase family protein, translating to MDEHEKFFFDLNGYLVVENALTPEEIAACNKAIDSNPDRMRIRPPEQSLSGESRALRGKHGRTDLGGMLTWPNPWCQPFRDLLAHPNIVPYLAELLREDCRLDHLYGIIMEKGAEGHVMHGGGTADDLTHFYQFHNGRMRCGLTVVSWVLTDCNPGDGGFACIPGSHKSNYKTPRDVALLDRNMGVV from the coding sequence ATGGACGAACACGAAAAATTCTTCTTTGATCTCAACGGCTACCTCGTCGTCGAAAACGCTTTAACACCCGAAGAAATTGCCGCGTGCAACAAAGCCATTGACAGCAACCCCGACAGGATGCGCATTCGCCCGCCAGAGCAATCCCTCTCCGGCGAATCCAGAGCACTCAGGGGTAAACACGGGCGCACCGACTTGGGCGGCATGCTCACCTGGCCCAACCCCTGGTGCCAACCCTTCCGCGATTTACTTGCCCATCCAAACATCGTGCCCTATCTCGCAGAATTGCTGCGCGAAGACTGTCGTCTCGACCACCTCTACGGCATCATCATGGAAAAAGGAGCCGAAGGCCATGTCATGCACGGCGGCGGCACCGCTGACGACCTGACGCACTTTTATCAATTTCACAACGGGCGCATGCGCTGTGGCCTCACCGTAGTCTCGTGGGTACTCACCGATTGCAACCCCGGCGATGGCGGATTTGCCTGCATTCCCGGCAGCCACAAATCCAATTACAAAACACCCCGCGATGTCGCACTTCTCGACCGTAATATGGGTGTTGTAC
- a CDS encoding transglycosylase SLT domain-containing protein, with amino-acid sequence MSFFKNRLVSRIALFTFPFIAVFVIVGYLGVGEQRDPIFRVAELIARQNFSKALSALDNMDTRDTWDVHTAELQRAICLMHLGKYSDALTIFQSSGTTRPEIADYVAFWMGQCAESLGQTKDAENHYAKILHMTPASLLGDQATLNAARTALAQGNAEGAIAYYQTLIDKRPHEGDALAGLVEVWTALGDTIAARETRLKLIKNYPKHPSAYKMLPALSDMRDAEELFCAGVTCMHAGEYQQAIVLLRRMIDESQDATWRGKAQYELGHVYYRSRKYLKAENAFDRAFKVYHIPEALFYLGRCAIKRGHDLTGTTRFREFVRRYPNAKTAPEALWQAAMAYERRGRHSDARKLFIALAKTYPKSTYADQAAWRAGFALYQTRQYTAASKAFLRLSRQTTASHLRDQGYYWAGKSYQKLGQKAEARFWIERASEGFPTSYYSARARAVLGKTENVHVEVPQPGEHLSVGQSYTPSTHIPKGDILASIGLYRDAEREYDRARQTLGRNLFALDDLKPRYERVRAMHKALQISAQIVMLERVHGISMTRASFRRLYPTYYWGEINQIARKMNLDPNLMIAIMRQESAFNTTAVSRAGARGLMQVMPQTGRDMARLVKLKNFSTEDLHDPQTSILLGGKHLSDHMKAFRKDKHRQLSLALSAYNAGLDAAKRWAKALTRHDVDEFIERIPYRETRNYVKLVYRNYRVYSYLNNAQSEVEISLGYGNE; translated from the coding sequence ATGTCATTTTTTAAAAACAGATTAGTGAGCCGTATCGCGCTATTCACCTTCCCCTTTATCGCCGTATTCGTAATAGTTGGCTATTTGGGAGTAGGAGAACAACGCGATCCCATTTTTCGGGTTGCAGAACTAATTGCACGGCAAAATTTTTCCAAAGCATTATCTGCACTCGACAATATGGACACTCGCGATACATGGGATGTACACACCGCTGAGCTACAACGCGCGATTTGTCTGATGCACCTGGGCAAATACTCAGACGCACTGACAATTTTTCAGTCTTCGGGCACCACGCGCCCAGAAATTGCCGATTACGTGGCTTTTTGGATGGGACAATGCGCCGAATCTCTGGGACAAACCAAAGACGCTGAAAATCACTATGCAAAAATTCTGCACATGACGCCAGCGAGTTTGCTCGGCGATCAAGCCACACTCAATGCCGCGCGGACCGCGCTTGCACAGGGCAATGCTGAAGGTGCTATCGCATATTATCAAACGCTTATTGACAAGCGCCCGCACGAAGGCGATGCACTGGCCGGACTGGTCGAGGTATGGACGGCTCTGGGCGATACTATTGCTGCGCGCGAGACGCGCTTGAAATTGATCAAAAATTATCCCAAACATCCCTCTGCTTACAAAATGCTTCCCGCGCTCAGTGATATGCGCGATGCTGAAGAACTGTTTTGCGCGGGTGTGACCTGTATGCATGCCGGAGAATATCAACAGGCTATCGTTCTATTGCGCCGCATGATCGATGAATCCCAAGATGCCACATGGCGGGGGAAAGCGCAATACGAACTGGGCCATGTATATTATCGCAGTCGAAAATATCTCAAAGCCGAAAACGCATTTGATCGCGCCTTCAAAGTATATCACATCCCCGAAGCACTGTTTTATCTGGGCCGCTGTGCCATCAAGCGCGGGCACGATTTAACGGGAACAACGCGATTTCGAGAATTTGTGCGTCGCTATCCCAATGCAAAGACCGCGCCCGAAGCACTCTGGCAGGCCGCCATGGCCTACGAGCGGCGAGGGCGTCACAGCGATGCGCGCAAACTATTTATAGCACTGGCAAAAACCTACCCCAAAAGCACTTATGCCGATCAGGCTGCGTGGCGTGCGGGATTCGCGCTTTATCAAACGCGGCAATACACGGCGGCTTCCAAAGCCTTTTTACGTCTATCGCGCCAGACCACTGCGAGCCATCTACGCGATCAGGGGTATTACTGGGCGGGCAAAAGTTATCAAAAATTGGGACAAAAAGCAGAAGCGCGATTCTGGATTGAACGCGCCTCTGAAGGTTTCCCCACCTCTTATTACTCGGCACGCGCACGTGCGGTCCTGGGCAAAACAGAAAATGTTCATGTCGAGGTACCTCAACCGGGCGAACACCTATCGGTTGGTCAATCCTATACACCTTCGACGCATATCCCAAAAGGAGATATATTGGCGTCTATCGGGTTGTATCGAGATGCCGAGCGAGAATACGACCGCGCTCGGCAAACTCTCGGGCGCAATTTGTTTGCCCTGGATGATTTGAAACCTCGTTACGAGCGCGTCCGCGCCATGCACAAAGCACTTCAAATTTCCGCACAGATTGTAATGTTAGAACGCGTACATGGGATATCCATGACGCGGGCTTCATTCCGGCGGTTATACCCAACGTATTATTGGGGCGAGATCAACCAGATAGCGCGAAAAATGAATCTTGATCCCAATCTCATGATTGCCATCATGCGGCAGGAAAGCGCGTTTAATACAACCGCTGTATCTCGCGCAGGCGCACGCGGGTTGATGCAAGTGATGCCGCAAACAGGACGGGACATGGCCCGACTTGTCAAGCTCAAAAATTTTTCAACCGAGGACCTGCACGATCCCCAAACGTCAATTTTGTTGGGCGGAAAACATCTCTCCGACCACATGAAGGCATTTCGAAAAGATAAACACAGGCAACTTAGTTTGGCACTATCGGCTTATAACGCGGGTCTGGATGCTGCAAAACGATGGGCAAAAGCCCTGACAAGGCACGACGTCGATGAATTTATAGAGCGCATTCCCTATAGGGAAACCCGCAATTATGTGAAACTCGTATATCGCAATTATCGCGTTTATTCTTACCTCAATAATGCACAGTCAGAGGTGGAAATATCATTGGGATATGGAAATGAATGA
- a CDS encoding sugar phosphate nucleotidyltransferase, with amino-acid sequence MKALILAAGKGERFFPFNVFRPKPMFPICNRPLLEWTVSRLVDAGIADIGIVVGDRGGRARNYFGGGQRFDCRITYIEQPQPKGTAHAVGLASDFIGTDDVLVIFGDVFFGADAVPHLLDVFRDRNCSGVAGIVQVDDLSSHIRAHVEKDQSLSSYTYKPRGGSGQALSGLYVFKNEILSDLDNTSDFVPRTQYGIFPPEGQEICDVIPLLHGEGRALIAVDLPGPWFDMDLPWHPKNVALMALAEMADGLTESVVAPTATVDPDARIRGPIFVDENTAIARDAYIEGPVWIGKDTEILEGSHIASRTVIADRCKIGPFAKVSGTVDTNCHITYLGEFSGIMLEEGRVTHQIQLSGIFGERAEIGAGTQVGTLRFDDAEIEVEVQGIRRKAPGFTGVLFGDYSRTGIGAMIMPGRIVGPCAMVGAGVVLMKNAPPYKAVLVKQELDVVDWSPDIYDK; translated from the coding sequence ATGAAAGCACTGATTCTCGCGGCAGGAAAAGGCGAACGTTTTTTTCCATTTAATGTTTTTCGTCCCAAGCCGATGTTTCCAATATGCAATCGCCCGCTTTTAGAGTGGACGGTTTCGCGTCTGGTCGATGCGGGTATTGCCGATATCGGCATTGTGGTGGGGGATCGAGGCGGTCGGGCGCGCAATTATTTTGGCGGTGGACAGCGATTTGACTGCCGCATTACTTATATCGAACAACCGCAGCCAAAAGGCACGGCGCATGCGGTGGGGCTGGCGTCTGATTTTATTGGTACTGATGACGTTCTGGTCATTTTCGGAGATGTTTTCTTTGGTGCGGATGCGGTCCCACACCTGTTAGATGTGTTTAGAGATAGAAACTGTTCTGGCGTCGCTGGTATTGTCCAGGTTGACGATCTCTCATCTCATATACGAGCACACGTCGAAAAGGACCAGAGCTTGTCTTCTTACACCTATAAACCCCGCGGTGGATCGGGACAGGCACTGTCTGGTCTCTATGTTTTTAAAAATGAAATTTTGTCCGATCTGGATAATACTTCCGATTTTGTGCCGCGAACCCAATATGGTATCTTTCCGCCCGAGGGCCAGGAAATTTGCGATGTTATCCCATTGCTCCACGGCGAAGGCCGTGCGCTTATTGCGGTCGATTTGCCCGGGCCGTGGTTCGATATGGACCTGCCCTGGCATCCGAAGAATGTCGCGCTTATGGCACTTGCTGAAATGGCTGATGGACTTACAGAATCGGTTGTTGCGCCAACGGCTACGGTCGATCCCGACGCCCGCATTCGCGGTCCCATCTTTGTCGATGAAAATACCGCGATTGCCCGAGATGCTTATATTGAAGGACCGGTCTGGATTGGGAAAGATACGGAGATATTAGAAGGCTCTCACATCGCATCCCGTACTGTGATCGCCGATCGCTGTAAAATTGGCCCTTTTGCCAAAGTATCGGGTACGGTAGATACCAACTGCCACATTACCTATTTGGGCGAGTTTAGCGGTATTATGCTCGAAGAAGGTCGCGTGACCCATCAGATTCAGCTTTCGGGCATTTTTGGCGAGCGCGCAGAAATAGGTGCGGGTACACAGGTGGGCACGCTGCGCTTTGACGATGCGGAGATTGAGGTCGAAGTTCAGGGTATTCGTCGAAAAGCACCCGGTTTTACCGGGGTGTTGTTTGGGGATTACTCGCGTACGGGTATCGGCGCGATGATTATGCCCGGCCGCATTGTGGGGCCATGTGCGATGGTGGGCGCGGGCGTGGTGCTGATGAAAAACGCGCCGCCGTACAAGGCCGTGCTCGTCAAACAGGAACTCGATGTCGTTGACTGGTCTCCCGATATCTATGACAAATAA